A part of Numenius arquata chromosome 2, bNumArq3.hap1.1, whole genome shotgun sequence genomic DNA contains:
- the LSM8 gene encoding LSM8 homolog, U6 small nuclear RNA associated codes for MTSALENYINRTVAVITSDGRMIVGTLKGFDQTINLILDESHERVFSSSQGVEQVVLGLYIVRGDNVAVIGEIDEETDSALDLGNIRAEPLNSVVH; via the exons ATGACCTCTGCTTTGGAGAATTACATCAATC GTACTGTTGCAGTAATTACTTCTGATGGAAGAATGATTGTG gGAACACTCAAAGGTTTTGATCAGACCATTAACTTGATTTTGGATGAAAGCCATGAACGAGTGTTCAGTTCTTCACAAGGAGTTGAGCAAGTAGTGCTGGGATTATACATTGTAAGAGGTGATAACGT TGCTGTCATCGGTGAAATTGATGAAGAGACAGATTCAGCTCTTGACTTGGGGAATATTCGAGCAGAACCTTTAAACTCAGTTGTGCATTGA